From a region of the Nyctibius grandis isolate bNycGra1 chromosome 12, bNycGra1.pri, whole genome shotgun sequence genome:
- the PRSS54 gene encoding inactive serine protease 54, with translation MNASCGIQASPSPWRSVQEFVATDQFPWVVALQDTQRNLLAFGCILNERWILSAAPSLRSRSVPCEGPCVTLGKAWESAGITPPPRALEGPVAAQHLGEHPSKDQPQYLVSSVIPHEDFHEVTLYNNVALLRPATPLGFSSVIQPICFPHGSLSATDLMNCWVSPSHRRPGAVQSHRLTVVRRPGRGKCCSDFLRMVSVVDVDPCPLKRIAATPCCSLRDADEVAGCLGDAGNPVTCQIRGTEKWVLKGVLSEDSMRCYGPFLYLLQSESLLGSRTPR, from the exons ATGAACGCAT cctgcgggATCCAGGCCAGCCCATCCCCCTGGAGATCGGTGCAGGAGTTTGTGGCCACGGATCAGTTCCCGTGGGTGGTGGCACTGCAGGACACGCAGCGCAACCTCCTGGCCTTCGGCTGCATCCTGAATGAGCGCTGGATCCTCAGCGCTGCACCCAGCCTGCGGAGCAGGTCTGTGCCCTGTGAGGGGCCCTGTGTCACCCTGGGCAAAGCTTGGGAATCAGCAGGGATAACACCACCTCCCCGTGCTCTGGAGGGTCCTGTCGCCGCCCAGCACCTGGGCGAGCATCCTTCA AAGGACCAGCCCCAGTATCTGGTCAGCTCTGTCATCCCCCACGAGGACTTTCACGAGGTGACGCTCTATAACAATGTCGCTCTGCTCAGGCCAGCCACCCCACTGGGGTTCAGCAGTGTCATTCAGCCCATCTGCTTCCCCCACGGGAGCCTCTCTGCCACCGACCTCATGAACTGCTGGGTCTCTCCATCCCATCGCAG GCCAGGCGCTGTCCAGAGCCACAGGCTCACGGTGGTCCGTCGGCCAGGCAGGGGAAAGTGCTGCAGCGACTTCCTGAGGATGGTCTCTGTGGTGGACGTGGATCCCTGCCCACTGAAAAGGATCGCTGCAACCCCATGCTGCAGCCTCAGGGACGCCGACGAAGTGGCAGGCTGTTTG GGTGATGCTGGCAACCCCGTCACGTGCCAGATTAGAGGGACTGAGAAATGGGTCCTGAAAGGTGTTCTCAGTGAGGACAGCATGAGGTGCTACGGACCATTCCTGTACCTTTTGCAATCAGAAAGCCTGCTTGGTTCACGCACGCCACGTTGA